Proteins encoded together in one Lathyrus oleraceus cultivar Zhongwan6 chromosome 5, CAAS_Psat_ZW6_1.0, whole genome shotgun sequence window:
- the LOC127082201 gene encoding polypyrimidine tract-binding protein homolog 2 yields the protein MASVSSQQQFRYTQPPSKVLHLRNLPWECTEEELIELGKPFGKVVNTKCNVGSNRNQAFIEFTDLNQAIAMISYYASSSEPAQVRGKTVYLQYSNRQEIVHNKTAADVAGNVLLVTIEGEDARLVSIDVLHLVFSAFGFVHKITTFEKTAGFQALVQFSDAETATSAKDALDGRSIPRYLLSEQVGPCTLKITYSGHTDLTVKFQSHRSRDYTNPYLPVAQSAIEGGGQVMVGLDGKRLEAESNVLLASIENMQYAVTLDVLHTVFSTFGPIQKIAMFDKNGALQALIQYPDTQTAVVAKEALEGHCIYDGGFCKLHLSYSRHTDLSIKVNNDRSRDYTIPITPVVNLQPSILGQPVSMTGAPAQQYNGSQYTPVSDPAMIPQPQAGWGTAPPAVAQSMPMQMYNNTYMPPGNMPPQMPPGNMPPQMPPGNMPPGMQFPNHSMLQPTSTLPAYGFDRTQ from the exons ATGGCATCAGTCTCTAGTCAGCAACAGTTCCGGTACACCCAGCCACCTTCGAAGGTGCTTCATTTGAGAAACTTGCCATGGGAATGCACCGAGGAGGAACTGATTGAACTTGGGAAGCCATTTGGAAAGGTTGTGAACACGAAATGCAATGTTGGGTCAAATCGAAATCAAGCTTTTATTGAATTT ACAGATTTGAATCAAGCCATTGCAATGATATCATACTATGCCTCATCTTCGGAGCCCGCACAAGTGCGAGGGAAAACTGTTTATCTGCAATATTCAAATAGGCAAGAAATAGTGCATAACAAAACTGCTGCAGATGTTGCTGGAAATGTTTTGTTAGTAACAATTGAGGGTGAAGATGCACGCCTTGTCAGCATTGACGTCTTGCATTTG GTATTTTCAGCCTTTGGTTTTGTGCATAAGATTACTACTTTTGAGAAGACAGCAGGATTCCAG GCACTGGTTCAATTCTCAGATGCAGAGACTGCTACTTCTGCAAAGGATGCTTTGGATGGAAGAAGCATACCCAG GTATCTGCTTTCTGAACAGGTTGGGCCATGTACCCTCAAGATCACATATTCTGGTCATACAGACTTAACTGTTAAGTTTCAAAGCCACAGGAGCAG AGACTATACTAATCCTTACCTTCCTGTTGCTCAATCAGCTATTGAGGGAGGCGGACAG GTCATGGTTGGTTTGGATGGGAAAAGACTGGAGGCTGAGAGTAACGTTCTTCTTGCATCTATTGAGAACATGCAATATGCTGTAACATTGGATGTCTTACATACG GTTTTCTCTACTTTTGGACCTATTCAAAAGATTGCAATGTTTGATAAGAATGGTGCTTTACAGGCTCTGATTCAATATCCAG ATACACAGACAGCTGTTGTGGCCAAAGAAGCCTTGGAAGGTCACTGCATTTATGATGGAGGTTTTTGCAAGCTCCACCTCTCGTATTCACGTCATACGGATCTTAGTATAAAG GTCAATAATGATAGGAGTAGAGACTATACCATTCCTATTACACCTGTTGTGAACCTTCAGCCCTCAATTTTAGGGCAACCTGTTTCTATGACGGGTGCTCCTGCTCAGCAATACAATGGGTCTCAGTATACTCCAGTTTCTGACCCAGCTATGATACCTCAACCACAGGCAGGATGGGGAACAGCTCCACCGGCAGTTGCTCAATCTATGCCAATGCAAATGTACAACAATACTTACATGCCACCTGGAAACATGCCACCACAAATGCCACCTGGAAACATGCCACCACAAATGCCACCTGGAAACATGCCACCTGGAATGCAATTTCCAAATCATAGCATGCTGCAACCAACATCCACACTACCTGCGTATGGGTTTGACCGCACTCAATAG